From the Chloroflexus aurantiacus J-10-fl genome, one window contains:
- a CDS encoding bifunctional ADP-dependent NAD(P)H-hydrate dehydratase/NAD(P)H-hydrate epimerase: MSKEKLPFVVTAGQMRSAEEAAVVRGTTWAALMEQAGAGVADAVLRYAAPLANRQVLVLVGPGNNGGDALVAARHLADAGALVTLYVWRRSGVDANLQACRERAIPELSAATDGDGSLLAQALRKAVLVLDGLLGTGARPPTADLATIIQAVNAERTQRSDLRVVAIDLPSGVGADDGQVPTVAIRADLTVATGLIKRGLLLWPGRGYAGEIVVAPIGLSSLDGVLTMSELLTASQARTLLPPRPADAHKGVFGKVLVVAGSINYPGAAVLACAGAQRSGAGLVTLATGRTVLSLATLPPEVTLLPVAEGDWGAIGPAAVDDLAEHLPGYQALLLGPGLGQAEATRKLVLRLFGLDHTRSRARVGFVAVGEPLTNQPQQTVALPPTVIDADGLNILATAADWFERLPPEHCVLTPHPGEMRRLLGVSELPADRVATAAEAAQRWRQTVVLKGATTVIAAPDGRTLMYDGANPALATAGSGDVLAGVIAGLIAQGCLPFAAAALGVYLHGAAGARARMAFGDAGVVAGDLLPLLPSVMQELRTG, encoded by the coding sequence ATGTCTAAGGAGAAATTGCCATTTGTGGTAACTGCCGGTCAGATGCGGTCTGCGGAAGAGGCTGCGGTTGTGCGTGGTACGACCTGGGCGGCTTTAATGGAGCAGGCCGGTGCCGGTGTGGCCGACGCAGTTCTGCGCTACGCTGCACCGTTAGCCAATCGACAGGTGTTGGTGTTGGTTGGCCCTGGTAACAATGGCGGTGATGCGTTGGTCGCTGCGCGTCATCTGGCCGATGCCGGTGCGCTGGTCACGCTCTACGTGTGGCGCCGCAGTGGGGTTGATGCCAACCTGCAAGCCTGCCGTGAGCGAGCGATCCCTGAGCTATCCGCCGCAACCGATGGTGATGGTTCGCTCCTCGCGCAGGCGCTCCGTAAGGCTGTTCTGGTGCTTGATGGGTTGTTGGGAACCGGTGCCCGACCACCGACTGCTGACCTGGCAACTATCATTCAGGCCGTGAATGCCGAACGTACCCAGCGGTCTGATCTGCGCGTGGTAGCTATCGATCTGCCCAGTGGCGTTGGTGCTGACGACGGTCAGGTGCCTACAGTGGCCATTCGCGCCGATCTGACCGTTGCGACCGGTTTGATCAAGCGTGGATTACTGCTCTGGCCCGGTCGTGGCTATGCAGGAGAGATTGTGGTCGCCCCCATCGGCCTGTCATCATTAGATGGAGTATTAACGATGAGCGAATTGTTAACTGCCAGCCAGGCACGTACATTGTTGCCGCCCCGTCCGGCTGATGCTCATAAAGGTGTTTTCGGTAAAGTACTGGTGGTTGCCGGTTCGATCAATTACCCTGGTGCAGCCGTACTGGCGTGCGCCGGTGCCCAACGCTCCGGTGCCGGTCTGGTCACCCTTGCTACTGGCCGCACAGTCTTGTCGCTGGCTACGCTACCACCAGAGGTGACATTGTTACCGGTTGCCGAAGGTGACTGGGGCGCAATCGGCCCTGCCGCCGTCGATGATCTGGCCGAACATCTGCCGGGCTATCAGGCGTTGTTGCTTGGGCCGGGATTGGGTCAGGCCGAGGCAACCCGCAAACTGGTACTGCGCCTCTTTGGTCTCGATCACACACGGAGCCGGGCGCGCGTTGGCTTTGTTGCCGTCGGTGAACCACTCACCAATCAGCCCCAGCAAACGGTGGCTTTACCACCCACAGTTATCGATGCCGATGGCCTGAATATTCTTGCCACCGCCGCAGACTGGTTCGAGCGACTACCACCCGAACACTGTGTGCTTACCCCGCACCCCGGCGAAATGCGCCGTCTGCTTGGCGTAAGTGAATTACCTGCTGATCGGGTTGCGACGGCGGCTGAAGCCGCGCAACGTTGGCGACAGACGGTCGTTCTGAAGGGTGCAACCACAGTCATTGCTGCCCCAGATGGCCGCACGCTGATGTATGACGGGGCGAATCCGGCTCTGGCGACAGCCGGTTCGGGTGATGTCTTGGCCGGTGTGATTGCCGGCTTGATTGCCCAGGGGTGTCTGCCATTCGCTGCCGCGGCGCTGGGTGTCTACCTGCACGGTGCCGCCGGGGCCAGAGCGCGTATGGCCTTTGGAGATGCCGGCGTCGTTGCCGGTGATTTGTTGCCGCTGTTGCCATCAGTCATGCAAGAGTTGCGCACCGGCTAA
- the lexA gene encoding transcriptional repressor LexA, translating into MRRHEMSDRQAEIYQYIVRFIKERGISPSIRDIQRDLHISSTSVVSYNLDVLEKLGKIVRNDKISRGISLPGMVPALLRNDVGRVPLLGTITAGSPLPDPEEIDINRAEQVVVPADVVPPERLNNVYALKVRGQSMIDALIDDGDIVLLRQQETAENGQMVAAWLIDENAVTLKKFYLEDGRVRLQPANSTMQPIYTSPDNVRIRGRVIGVLRSLM; encoded by the coding sequence ATGAGAAGGCACGAGATGTCTGATCGACAGGCGGAAATCTATCAATACATTGTTCGTTTCATCAAAGAGCGTGGTATTTCGCCGTCAATCCGCGACATCCAGCGCGATCTGCACATCTCATCGACTTCAGTTGTCTCCTACAATTTAGATGTTCTGGAGAAGCTCGGCAAGATTGTACGTAACGATAAAATCTCGCGTGGTATCAGTCTGCCGGGGATGGTACCGGCGCTCCTGAGAAATGATGTTGGGCGGGTGCCATTGTTAGGTACGATTACTGCCGGTTCACCGCTCCCCGATCCAGAAGAGATCGACATCAATCGAGCAGAGCAAGTGGTTGTGCCAGCCGATGTTGTTCCCCCAGAGCGATTGAACAATGTGTACGCATTGAAGGTGCGTGGGCAATCAATGATCGATGCGCTGATCGATGACGGCGACATTGTCCTGCTCCGCCAGCAAGAGACAGCCGAGAATGGGCAGATGGTGGCGGCCTGGTTGATTGACGAAAATGCGGTAACGCTCAAGAAGTTCTACCTTGAAGATGGCCGTGTCCGCCTGCAACCGGCCAACTCCACGATGCAACCCATCTATACCTCGCCCGATAATGTTCGTATCCGTGGGCGGGTGATCGGGGTGTTGCGCAGCCTGATGTAG
- a CDS encoding ABC transporter permease, giving the protein MTTQIRRPLLNPILVREARTRMRGARPYLILTLFLLLLILTTFGIYQYMVLQARTGMVVLSSHIGQALFKGLAFTEMFFIVLVAPILTSGAISSERERLTYDMLLATPLRPGQLLAGKLIGALSYLLLLIVASIPIFSTVLIFGGVELRTLVLTVLLLGGAALFFGTIGLFSSALFGRTTPATILSYGIVLVICGIPLLIASVWPQFSNPQGQSPPPWLLYLNPFSAIVAVTTVAPNVSQPDLPLFSVNDPFMIVPFLSQFSIGILRYTPEGSVVMPVYRATLLGFGLGTFILLWLSSHLALPVRRWRPRWSDLGFIAAIGAMILLMWVTIEWWWIVPPVDPWLMPVEPMPIDVPKAP; this is encoded by the coding sequence ATGACGACACAGATTCGCAGGCCATTACTCAACCCGATTCTGGTGCGCGAAGCCCGCACCAGAATGCGCGGTGCGCGACCGTATCTGATCCTGACCCTCTTTCTCTTGCTGCTGATACTTACCACCTTTGGTATCTATCAGTATATGGTGCTCCAGGCGCGCACGGGAATGGTTGTGCTCAGTTCACACATTGGGCAGGCTTTGTTTAAGGGGTTGGCCTTTACCGAGATGTTCTTTATCGTCCTGGTCGCACCAATCCTGACGAGTGGGGCAATCAGCAGCGAACGAGAGCGTCTGACTTACGATATGTTGCTGGCAACACCGTTGCGGCCAGGGCAATTGTTAGCGGGGAAGTTAATCGGTGCCCTAAGCTACTTGTTGCTGTTAATTGTTGCGTCGATCCCGATCTTCAGCACTGTCTTGATCTTCGGCGGGGTTGAATTGAGAACGCTTGTCCTTACCGTGCTGCTGCTTGGTGGTGCTGCACTCTTCTTCGGCACAATCGGTCTGTTTAGTTCGGCGTTGTTTGGACGAACAACACCGGCAACGATCCTGAGCTATGGCATTGTACTGGTGATTTGTGGTATTCCCTTGCTGATCGCCTCCGTCTGGCCACAATTCAGTAACCCGCAGGGGCAGAGTCCACCACCGTGGTTACTCTACCTCAATCCATTCAGTGCTATCGTTGCCGTGACCACAGTTGCGCCGAACGTATCTCAGCCCGATCTGCCGTTATTCAGTGTCAATGATCCATTTATGATCGTGCCGTTTTTGTCGCAGTTTAGCATTGGCATCCTTCGTTACACGCCGGAAGGTTCAGTCGTCATGCCGGTCTACCGGGCAACATTGCTGGGCTTTGGTTTAGGTACCTTCATTCTGCTCTGGCTCAGTTCACATCTGGCGCTCCCGGTACGGCGATGGCGACCACGCTGGAGTGATCTGGGCTTTATCGCGGCGATTGGGGCAATGATCCTGCTGATGTGGGTGACTATCGAGTGGTGGTGGATCGTTCCGCCGGTTGATCCCTGGCTGATGCCCGTAGAACCGATGCCGATTGATGTTCCAAAGGCGCCGTGA
- the rpmG gene encoding 50S ribosomal protein L33 has protein sequence MASKKGNRIVIKLKSTESGHTYTTEKNRRNDPSRLELRKYDPIVRRHVLYRETK, from the coding sequence ATGGCCAGCAAAAAGGGAAACCGCATCGTGATCAAGCTGAAGAGCACTGAGAGCGGTCACACCTATACCACCGAGAAGAACCGCCGCAACGATCCGAGCCGTCTCGAGTTGCGCAAGTACGATCCGATTGTTCGCCGCCACGTGCTCTATCGTGAGACGAAGTAA
- a CDS encoding ABC transporter ATP-binding protein — protein sequence MTLAIETINLTHRYRKFVALDHLNLQVSQGSIYGFIGPNGAGKTTTLRLLAGLITPTSGEIRLLGERLTMRSAQRLVGYMPDFFGVYDDLRVWEYLDFFARCYGLRGARLRQVVDELLDLVDLSAKRDAFVQTLSRGMQQRLCLAHALVHDPPILLLDEPASGLDPRARVELRELLRTLRDMGKTIMLSSHILSELAEVCDAIGIIDHGRMIISGSLAEVQQQLVTGSRIRLRIVHERDLTSAVSFLQQQPLVQAISTVPADPRSLTIELTQTVNEEQCAGLLAGLVQAGVAISEFSARSESLEEFFLRLTMTDAR from the coding sequence ATGACGTTGGCCATAGAGACCATCAATCTGACGCACCGTTACAGGAAGTTTGTCGCTCTGGATCACCTTAATTTGCAGGTGAGTCAGGGCAGTATTTACGGTTTCATCGGCCCCAATGGTGCAGGAAAAACAACCACCCTGCGCTTGCTGGCCGGATTGATCACGCCGACCAGTGGTGAAATTCGCCTGTTGGGTGAGCGGTTGACGATGCGGTCAGCTCAGCGATTAGTGGGCTATATGCCCGATTTTTTTGGTGTGTACGATGATCTGCGTGTATGGGAATACCTCGATTTCTTTGCCCGTTGCTACGGGTTACGTGGGGCGCGTCTCCGCCAGGTGGTTGACGAGCTGCTCGATCTGGTTGATCTGAGCGCCAAACGAGATGCCTTCGTGCAGACCCTTTCGCGTGGTATGCAGCAGCGCCTCTGCCTGGCCCACGCACTGGTACACGATCCGCCTATCCTGCTCCTCGATGAGCCGGCCAGTGGTCTCGATCCGCGAGCACGGGTTGAGTTACGTGAATTGTTGCGAACCCTGCGCGATATGGGAAAGACGATAATGCTCAGTTCACACATTTTGAGTGAGCTGGCCGAGGTGTGTGATGCGATTGGCATTATCGATCATGGCCGGATGATCATCAGTGGGTCGCTGGCCGAAGTACAGCAGCAGTTGGTCACCGGATCACGCATTCGTCTCCGCATTGTGCATGAGCGTGACCTGACCAGTGCTGTATCGTTCTTACAACAGCAACCGCTGGTGCAGGCGATCAGCACTGTCCCAGCCGATCCGCGGTCGCTTACTATCGAACTGACGCAAACGGTGAACGAAGAGCAGTGTGCCGGTCTGCTCGCCGGTCTGGTGCAGGCTGGCGTCGCAATCAGTGAGTTCAGTGCGCGCAGTGAAAGCCTCGAAGAGTTTTTCTTACGGTTGACGATGACGGATGCGCGCTAA
- a CDS encoding DUF4129 domain-containing protein, producing MTRLFRTIFLAAFEATVVGLPFLALTTIALSWPGLFSAVVLGRVADEVGSRLRWPFNRSLLVLAPIVAAAWLSWLTFGLDPLTLLAALRPGQPQSGPIYLAVLVAFFLVWRGVRLADHDSATILTLAGRGVIGAVLALILGPLLRAGEAVSNDLLLVYIIVFVGSGLAALALTHVVEMTSDQAQSLDARWSLLLLGVIGAVLALGLSLAALLSGDLALEGMIALLQLLLLPFALIGAALVYLITVVFGDVIRALLGVLGRALAQMNLRPEPPPTPDTAVVDDTAAETVVAIAQQATFLLALIPLVALVIIIVLWRRRHRRSVTDEERQSLDIGQSLIADLRDLFGSFRRPFRRHLHGLQAALAALRGADAVSRVRRAYIQALLALEAQGWRRPPDQTPSEWCTHVSSVLPDQQPFIDLTATYERARYRPDGVDADEADAAERSLQGLRTSLSSQRAQ from the coding sequence ATGACTCGCCTGTTCCGCACGATATTTCTGGCTGCGTTTGAAGCAACGGTTGTCGGGTTGCCGTTCCTGGCGCTGACGACCATTGCCTTGTCGTGGCCGGGGCTATTCAGCGCCGTCGTGCTGGGACGGGTGGCTGATGAGGTCGGGAGTCGTCTGCGCTGGCCGTTTAATCGCTCGCTGCTCGTGCTGGCGCCAATAGTCGCGGCAGCCTGGCTGAGTTGGTTGACGTTCGGCCTCGATCCGCTTACATTGCTCGCAGCGTTGCGTCCCGGCCAACCCCAAAGCGGCCCGATCTACCTGGCAGTGCTGGTTGCATTCTTTTTGGTCTGGCGTGGTGTGCGACTCGCTGACCACGACAGTGCTACTATTTTGACCCTGGCCGGACGTGGTGTGATCGGTGCGGTACTGGCACTCATCCTCGGTCCACTGTTGCGCGCAGGTGAAGCGGTTAGTAATGATCTGCTGCTGGTCTACATCATTGTCTTCGTGGGCAGTGGTCTTGCTGCGCTGGCGCTGACCCACGTTGTTGAGATGACATCCGATCAGGCTCAGTCACTGGATGCAAGGTGGAGTCTTCTGCTTTTGGGCGTAATCGGTGCCGTGCTCGCTCTTGGTCTCAGTTTAGCCGCTCTCCTGAGCGGTGATCTGGCCCTTGAAGGAATGATCGCGCTTTTGCAACTGCTCCTCTTGCCGTTTGCACTCATCGGTGCCGCACTTGTCTATCTCATTACCGTTGTCTTTGGTGATGTGATACGTGCGCTCCTGGGGGTATTAGGCCGGGCACTGGCTCAGATGAATCTCCGTCCAGAGCCACCACCAACACCCGATACCGCAGTGGTTGATGATACTGCTGCAGAGACAGTTGTCGCCATTGCCCAACAGGCAACCTTCCTGCTGGCACTGATCCCACTGGTAGCACTGGTTATCATCATCGTGCTTTGGCGACGACGGCACCGTCGTTCGGTGACCGATGAAGAACGTCAGTCGCTTGACATCGGGCAGAGTTTGATTGCCGACCTCCGCGATCTGTTTGGTTCGTTCCGGCGTCCCTTCCGGCGACACTTGCACGGCTTGCAAGCCGCACTGGCTGCCTTGCGAGGGGCAGACGCGGTATCGCGTGTGCGGCGAGCGTATATTCAGGCACTGCTCGCCCTGGAAGCTCAGGGCTGGCGACGCCCACCAGATCAGACACCGTCCGAATGGTGTACACACGTCTCATCGGTGCTGCCCGACCAGCAGCCATTTATCGATCTGACCGCGACGTATGAACGGGCACGCTATCGACCAGATGGGGTTGACGCCGATGAAGCTGATGCCGCCGAGCGTTCGTTACAGGGACTGCGTACATCACTATCATCACAGCGTGCGCAATAA
- the acpS gene encoding holo-ACP synthase — MLYHGVDLVEVARIRHAVVRYGQRFVQRVYTATEQADCLAGSGDVRYEALAARWAAKEACAKALGIGLRGLGALAVADRPRAGFHEIEVVRDNDGRPVLRLSGFAAEQAAALGICALAVSLSHTDELALASVVAWAG; from the coding sequence ATGCTGTATCACGGGGTCGATCTGGTAGAGGTGGCGCGTATCCGGCACGCAGTTGTGCGCTATGGTCAGCGGTTTGTGCAGCGGGTGTATACCGCGACCGAGCAGGCTGATTGCCTCGCCGGTTCAGGGGATGTTCGCTACGAAGCACTGGCGGCACGCTGGGCAGCGAAAGAGGCGTGTGCCAAAGCCCTGGGGATCGGGCTACGCGGTCTTGGGGCACTGGCAGTCGCTGATCGCCCGCGCGCCGGCTTTCACGAGATCGAAGTGGTACGTGACAACGATGGTCGTCCTGTCTTGCGTTTATCGGGGTTTGCCGCTGAGCAAGCCGCAGCGTTGGGAATTTGCGCTTTGGCGGTGAGTTTGTCGCATACCGATGAGCTGGCGCTGGCCAGTGTTGTGGCATGGGCGGGGTAG
- a CDS encoding LCP family protein, giving the protein MLIVYRRVVAGAVFIISVIAVAMMLRIGFEWRQALVDIDAMIVTPATLPDEVITVPTAQSVVSEEIYGPPPATPVVQPTVVPSATDNSPAATATAEAIRLSRSELNILLLGTDARPEETGPTRTDAIVVVHIARDTGRVSMLSIPRDLWVKYPTGGEGRINAAYVIGENRFGPGGGAALAKSTVSKLLGIPIDYFVLINFEGFKKIIDLIGGIEVDVPRAIYDPAYPTDDYRTIEVSFAAGRQWMDSERALIYARTRHADSDFGRNQRQQQVLMAIFQRIRDRGLLQQLTSLDDYTGALRGYVLTDINYRMMLELASFARTIDSENILRYAIDSSSIVELSGGATFSVQPQALRRIVSQFTGEAVSTAGGE; this is encoded by the coding sequence ATGTTGATTGTATACAGGCGCGTAGTTGCTGGCGCCGTCTTTATCATCAGTGTGATTGCCGTAGCCATGATGCTGCGCATCGGATTTGAATGGCGTCAGGCCCTGGTTGATATTGACGCAATGATCGTCACCCCGGCAACTCTACCAGATGAAGTTATCACTGTCCCAACGGCACAATCTGTTGTATCAGAAGAGATATATGGTCCTCCACCAGCGACACCAGTCGTTCAACCGACGGTAGTCCCTTCGGCGACAGACAATTCACCGGCTGCCACCGCAACTGCTGAAGCGATCCGACTCAGCCGTTCAGAACTCAATATTCTCTTACTGGGAACAGACGCACGCCCTGAAGAGACCGGCCCAACCCGTACCGATGCGATTGTCGTTGTCCATATTGCCCGTGATACCGGACGGGTCAGTATGCTGTCTATTCCCCGCGATCTCTGGGTGAAGTACCCTACCGGTGGCGAAGGCCGGATTAACGCCGCTTACGTTATTGGCGAGAATCGCTTTGGGCCGGGTGGTGGTGCTGCGCTAGCCAAATCAACGGTGAGCAAACTGCTAGGCATCCCAATTGATTATTTTGTCCTGATCAATTTTGAAGGTTTTAAGAAGATTATCGACCTTATTGGCGGGATAGAGGTCGATGTGCCGCGCGCCATCTATGATCCGGCCTATCCAACAGACGACTATCGAACGATAGAAGTCTCTTTTGCTGCCGGACGCCAGTGGATGGACAGCGAACGTGCACTGATTTATGCGCGCACGCGCCATGCCGATAGTGATTTCGGTCGTAATCAGCGCCAGCAGCAGGTACTGATGGCAATTTTCCAGCGTATTCGAGATCGCGGCCTCTTACAACAGCTCACCAGTCTGGACGATTATACCGGTGCGCTGCGTGGCTACGTACTTACCGATATTAACTATCGCATGATGCTGGAACTGGCAAGTTTCGCACGCACGATTGATAGCGAGAATATTCTGCGCTATGCTATCGACTCTTCATCGATTGTCGAGCTGAGTGGTGGCGCAACGTTTAGTGTTCAACCACAGGCTCTCCGTCGAATCGTGTCTCAGTTCACCGGCGAAGCAGTATCAACCGCCGGTGGCGAATAG
- a CDS encoding biotin--[acetyl-CoA-carboxylase] ligase → MIDPVAIRAGLEPGALVPITIYCYDRVGSTMDLAREAVQTLPPDALPVLIVADEQTAGRGRLGRRWVAPPGSALLFSLGLHPPAVATTMPTTLIWLATVALVETIEQETPLQAGLKWPNDVLVKTSTGWAKTAGILLEGGWDKNSLVWAIIGCGININAAPDPQITRYPATALAIAAETAIDRLRFLHMLMRRYDYWLRRLYSGESDQLWQTWRNRLLTLGQTVHIHTGNDLVYGTAIDVERNGSLIVREPSGTLRRIESGDVGLVDDHSRNINEV, encoded by the coding sequence ATGATCGATCCTGTTGCAATTCGCGCCGGACTAGAACCAGGCGCGCTGGTTCCGATAACAATCTATTGTTATGATCGAGTCGGTTCAACGATGGACCTGGCGCGTGAAGCGGTGCAAACACTACCACCTGATGCGTTACCGGTGTTAATCGTTGCCGACGAACAGACTGCCGGTCGTGGTCGCCTGGGCCGACGCTGGGTAGCTCCGCCCGGCAGTGCTCTGCTCTTCTCACTTGGCCTGCACCCTCCAGCAGTTGCCACCACCATGCCGACAACTCTAATCTGGCTCGCAACCGTCGCTCTCGTGGAAACTATCGAGCAAGAGACACCTTTACAAGCCGGCTTGAAGTGGCCCAACGACGTTCTGGTGAAAACGTCAACCGGTTGGGCAAAGACGGCAGGCATTTTGCTAGAGGGTGGCTGGGACAAGAACAGCCTGGTATGGGCAATTATCGGTTGTGGCATTAACATTAATGCGGCACCCGATCCACAGATCACGCGCTATCCAGCGACAGCGCTGGCAATCGCTGCCGAAACTGCTATCGACCGCCTGCGCTTCCTACATATGCTGATGCGCCGCTACGATTACTGGCTACGGCGACTGTACAGCGGTGAAAGCGATCAGTTGTGGCAGACATGGCGTAACCGGCTGCTCACACTGGGACAAACAGTACATATCCATACCGGCAACGATCTGGTGTACGGCACAGCAATTGACGTAGAACGTAACGGTTCACTCATCGTTCGTGAACCAAGTGGCACACTGCGTCGCATCGAGAGTGGTGACGTTGGTCTGGTCGATGACCACTCACGCAATATTAATGAGGTATAA
- a CDS encoding ArsA family ATPase: MRILFYTGKGGVGKTSIAAASALRCAQLGYRTIVLSTDAAHSLGDSLGVDLRAEPLQVAPNLWAQEINALHELESSWGTVSRYLADLLAWQGVETIAQGELSVIPGTEELFSLLQIKRHYDEGKYDVIVVDAAPTGETLRLLSLPDVMRWWIARLFPIARALLRVVRPVARRVTDMPIADDDVLASAQQAIDALIDVRQLLTNQQICTARIVMNLEKMVIREAQRSLTYLSLFGYAVDAIIVNRILPPEVDAHFAQWRAMQQQYAPMVEEMFEPLPILRAPHFSQEIIGTELLSRLADHLFADRDPTAFLYQGPTQRVEKTAYGYDLIVPLPFASEDQVHLAQSDDELLISVGWHRHRIVLPQSLARLRAQDAFFEDSSLRVVFRRDVAA, from the coding sequence ATGCGCATTCTCTTCTACACCGGTAAGGGCGGCGTTGGCAAAACCAGTATTGCAGCGGCTAGTGCCCTCCGCTGCGCTCAGCTCGGTTATCGTACAATCGTGCTCTCGACCGATGCGGCCCACTCTTTGGGTGACTCGCTCGGTGTTGATCTGCGGGCAGAACCGCTTCAGGTTGCCCCCAATCTGTGGGCACAAGAGATCAATGCCTTGCACGAACTTGAATCGAGCTGGGGTACAGTTTCACGTTATCTGGCCGATCTGCTGGCCTGGCAGGGTGTCGAGACCATCGCCCAGGGTGAGTTGTCGGTTATTCCCGGCACCGAAGAACTCTTCAGCTTGCTCCAGATCAAACGTCACTACGATGAAGGCAAGTACGACGTAATTGTCGTGGATGCGGCCCCTACTGGCGAGACGCTACGCCTGCTGTCGCTGCCGGATGTGATGCGCTGGTGGATCGCCCGTCTCTTCCCGATAGCCCGTGCCCTGTTGCGCGTGGTACGACCGGTAGCGCGCCGGGTGACCGATATGCCAATTGCCGACGATGATGTACTGGCCTCTGCTCAGCAAGCAATTGACGCCTTGATCGATGTGCGCCAATTGCTAACCAATCAGCAGATTTGCACCGCCCGCATCGTCATGAACCTCGAAAAGATGGTAATTCGGGAAGCGCAACGGTCGTTAACCTACCTCAGTCTGTTTGGCTACGCAGTCGATGCGATTATTGTAAACCGGATTTTACCCCCTGAGGTTGATGCTCACTTCGCGCAGTGGCGGGCAATGCAACAGCAGTACGCGCCGATGGTCGAAGAGATGTTTGAGCCGCTGCCCATCCTGCGTGCCCCCCACTTTTCGCAAGAGATCATTGGCACCGAACTACTGTCGCGGTTGGCCGACCATCTCTTTGCCGACCGTGATCCGACAGCCTTCCTGTATCAAGGGCCAACCCAGCGCGTGGAGAAGACTGCCTACGGCTACGATTTGATTGTACCCCTTCCCTTTGCTTCAGAAGATCAGGTGCATCTGGCCCAGAGCGATGATGAGCTGCTGATTTCAGTTGGCTGGCATCGCCATCGGATTGTCCTTCCACAATCGCTGGCCCGTTTGCGGGCCCAGGATGCCTTCTTCGAGGACTCATCACTCCGTGTTGTCTTCCGGCGGGATGTGGCTGCCTGA
- a CDS encoding FmdB family zinc ribbon protein, with amino-acid sequence MPIYEYLCPACNGQFQKLVRGFSDPPGLACPRCGNTGVRRAISRFATLKSEEDRLESLADPSTFMGLDESDPRSIARWAKRLGKELGEDAGEDWDEMVDQMLEEELSGKKDDESSSTGKPDDLGWA; translated from the coding sequence ATGCCAATCTACGAGTATCTCTGTCCAGCATGTAACGGTCAGTTTCAAAAACTGGTACGTGGATTCAGTGATCCGCCCGGTCTGGCCTGTCCACGCTGCGGCAACACGGGGGTGCGTCGTGCAATCTCGCGCTTTGCGACCCTCAAATCAGAAGAAGATCGTCTTGAATCACTTGCCGATCCTTCGACGTTCATGGGACTTGACGAAAGCGACCCCCGCTCGATTGCACGCTGGGCCAAGCGATTGGGAAAGGAGCTGGGTGAAGATGCCGGCGAAGACTGGGACGAGATGGTCGATCAGATGCTCGAAGAAGAACTAAGCGGCAAGAAAGACGATGAGAGCAGCTCAACCGGGAAGCCGGATGATTTAGGTTGGGCCTGA